From the genome of Rhizobacter sp. AJA081-3:
TCGACACCGTCGGCGCGGGCGATGCCTTCGCCGCCGGCGCGCTCAGCGGTCGGCTGGAGGGGCTGGACTGGCCGCAGGCGCTGGCGCGCGCGAACTGGGTCGGCGCGCAGGTGATCCAGGTCGTCGGCGACATGGACGGGCTGCCGCGGCGCGACCGCCTGCCCGCCGCGCTGCGCGGCTGAGCACGCCGGGCCCCGGTTCGCGGGTGTGGCGCCAGTGGCCCGCGCAAACGCTTTTCGATAGTCTGCGGCGCATGCCTGCCACCCCCGTGAACGCCCAAGCCGAACGGGATGCGCTGGCGCTGTTCGACACCGCGCTCGATGTCTCGCCCGGCGCGCGCGAGGCCTGGCTCGGCGAACGCTGCGCGGGGGACGAGGCCTTGCTGGCGCGGGTGCGTGCGCTGCTGCATGCCGACGCTGCGGGCAGCGTGCTCGTCGCGGGCAGCGTGGTCGAGGGTGTCGCCGCCGGTGGCGGCTCCGTCCTTCCGCCCGCCCAGGTCGGCCCCTACCGCCTCGAGGAGCTGATCGGCAGCGGCGGCATGGGCGCGGTCTACCGCGCCAGCCGCAACGACGGCCTGTTCGAGCAGACGGTGGCCATCAAGTTCGTGCGCCCCCTCGGCGGCCGGGTTCCGGTCGAGGCCTTGATCGATGCCGAACGCCGCCTGCTCGCGCGCATGCAGCATCCGGGCATTGCGCGCATCCTCGACGGCGGCACCACCGCCGACGGCCTTCACTACCTCGTCATGGAGTTCGTGCGGGGCCTGCCGATCGACGAGCACGCGACGCGACACGACCTCGATGCGCGCCGGCGCGTCGCGCTGCTGCGCGAGGTCTGCGATGCGGTGGCCGACGCCCATCGCCATCTCGTGCTGCACTGCGACCTCAAGCCGGCCAACATCCTCGTCGACGAATCGGGCGCGCCGAAGCTGATCGACTTCGGCATCGCACGGCTGCGCGATGTGATCGACCCCGCGCTGCCGCACGGCTTCACGCGCGACTACGCGAGCCCGCAGCGACTGGCCGGCGAACCGCCGACGGTGGCCGACGACGTCTATGCGCTGGGCGTGCTGCTGGTGGAGTTGCTGACGGGGCAACGGCCCGGCAACGCGGCATCCGCCGGGCCCGACGGCGCGCTCGACACCGAGCTCGCCGCCATCGCCCGGCAGGCGCTCGCCGAGTCCGCACAGGCGCGCTACGCCAGCGTCGACGCCTTCGCCGCCGACCTGCAGCGCTGGCTCGCCCTCCTGCCCGTCGCCGCGCTTCCCGGCCACTGGCGCTATCGTGCGCGCAAGATGGTCCAGCGGCACCCCTGGCGCGTGGCGGCCGGCGCGCTGTCGCTCGGCGGCCTGGTGGTGGCGCTGGCCGTGATCGCCACGCTCTATGCGCGTGCCGATGCCGCCCGGCGCGACGCCGAGCAGCGTTTCGGCGAGGTGCGTTCGCTGGCGAACTACATGCTCTTCGACCTGGACGCGCGGCTGGAATCGACCCCCGGCACGACGGCCATCCGGCGCGGCCTGGTGGAGCGCAGCCAGCAGTACCTCGACACGCTCGCCGGCACGGCCGGCGACCGGCCGGAGCTGCAGCGCGAGGTGGCCGTCGGCCTCGGGCGGCTGGCCGAGATCCAGGGCGGCTGGGCGATCCCCAACCTGGGCGAACGCGCCGCGGCCCGGCCCACCTTCGAACGCGCCGAAGCGATGCTCACCGCGCTGGTGCAGCGCCGCCCGGGCGAATGGGCCTGGCGGCGCGACCTCGGCCGCGTCCAGCAGCGGCTGGGCGACTTCTACGGCGGCGTCGACAACGATGCGAGAAAGCAGCTGGCCAAGTCGCGCGAGGCCGAGGCGAACCTGCAGCGCGCGCTCGACGCCGCCGTGGCCATGAATGCCACGGCCCGCGACCAGGCCGAACTGCACACGCTGCTCAGCAGTGCGCGGCTGGCGCAGGCCTTCGCGATGGACTGGATCGACGAGTCGCCCGCCGCCATCGCGCTGGCCACGGCCGAGGAAGCGCGGCTGCTAGCCCTGCCCGATGCTCTGCGCGGCGAGATGGACTTCGGCTACCGCGCCGGCCGCGCCGCCGGGCAGCTCGGCGACTCGCTGTTCTTCCTCGACCGCTTCGAGGAATCGCTGGCCGCCTACCGGCGTGCCCAGCAAGCTTATGCGCAGGCGCTGGAGCGCACGCCGAACGACCGACGCCTGCTCGACGGCTCCGCGGTGAGCCGCTGGGCCTCGTCGCTGGCGCTGAGTGAGCTCGGCCGGCACGGCGAGGCGCTGGGCGACAACGACACCGGGCTGGCGATGGTCACCCGCCTGATCGCGCTCGACCCCGGCAATGACAACGCACAGCGCCTGATGCTGATCCTGCGCAGCGACCGATCCATGCTGCTGGGCCGCCTGTCGCGACACGACGAGGCGATCGCGCTGGCCGAGGACGTGCTGCGCGAACGTCGCGCCCGCGCGATGCGCGCGCCCGACATCTCCGAGCCGGCGCGCGATGCCGTGGTGCCGCTGCATGCGCTGGCCGACCTGTACTGGCGCCAGGGCGACGCGGCGGCCGCCTGCGCCGCCTCGCGCCGCGCGATCGCCGCCTGGGCCGAGTACGAGAAGCGCTGGGGGCTGACGGAGCTCGACCGCAAGCAGAACGCCGAGAAGGAGCGCGAGGCGGGGCAGCGCTGCAGCCGCTGATCGCCCGGCTCAAGGCCCCAGCGCGTCGTGCAGCCAGGCGCGGGCTGCGCGCCAGCGGCGCTTGACCGTGGCGGCCGAGCTACCGTCGAGCAGCGCGATCTCCTCGACCGTCATGCCGCCGAAGTAGCGACGCTCGACCAGCAGCGCCAGCTCCGGAGACACCTCGGCCAGGCGCTCCAGCGCTTCGTGCAGCGCCTCGACGTCGAGATCCGAGCGTGGCTCATCGGCAATCGTCGACACCAGCGTGACCTGCACGCCGGCGTCGCGCCGCGCCGCGCCCTCGTGGCGCACGTGGTCGAGCAGCACCTGCCGCATCACCTGGCCGGAGTAGGCGAGGAAGTGGGCACGGTCGCGTGCCGAGACATGGTCCTGCCCCATCAGCTTGAGCGCGGCGCCGTGGACGA
Proteins encoded in this window:
- a CDS encoding serine/threonine-protein kinase is translated as MPATPVNAQAERDALALFDTALDVSPGAREAWLGERCAGDEALLARVRALLHADAAGSVLVAGSVVEGVAAGGGSVLPPAQVGPYRLEELIGSGGMGAVYRASRNDGLFEQTVAIKFVRPLGGRVPVEALIDAERRLLARMQHPGIARILDGGTTADGLHYLVMEFVRGLPIDEHATRHDLDARRRVALLREVCDAVADAHRHLVLHCDLKPANILVDESGAPKLIDFGIARLRDVIDPALPHGFTRDYASPQRLAGEPPTVADDVYALGVLLVELLTGQRPGNAASAGPDGALDTELAAIARQALAESAQARYASVDAFAADLQRWLALLPVAALPGHWRYRARKMVQRHPWRVAAGALSLGGLVVALAVIATLYARADAARRDAEQRFGEVRSLANYMLFDLDARLESTPGTTAIRRGLVERSQQYLDTLAGTAGDRPELQREVAVGLGRLAEIQGGWAIPNLGERAAARPTFERAEAMLTALVQRRPGEWAWRRDLGRVQQRLGDFYGGVDNDARKQLAKSREAEANLQRALDAAVAMNATARDQAELHTLLSSARLAQAFAMDWIDESPAAIALATAEEARLLALPDALRGEMDFGYRAGRAAGQLGDSLFFLDRFEESLAAYRRAQQAYAQALERTPNDRRLLDGSAVSRWASSLALSELGRHGEALGDNDTGLAMVTRLIALDPGNDNAQRLMLILRSDRSMLLGRLSRHDEAIALAEDVLRERRARAMRAPDISEPARDAVVPLHALADLYWRQGDAAAACAASRRAIAAWAEYEKRWGLTELDRKQNAEKEREAGQRCSR
- a CDS encoding ECF-type sigma factor is translated as MNPEPAVTELLRQAADGDAHARDALLAAVYQELRRLARRMLAGDRMRHQLAPTELVHGAALKLMGQDHVSARDRAHFLAYSGQVMRQVLLDHVRHEGAARRDAGVQVTLVSTIADEPRSDLDVEALHEALERLAEVSPELALLVERRYFGGMTVEEIALLDGSSAATVKRRWRAARAWLHDALGP